A single genomic interval of Sporosarcina sp. ANT_H38 harbors:
- a CDS encoding SprT family protein, whose translation MTDEGLQALIENVSLNAFGKPFIHIARFNKRLRTTGGRYMLSDHSIQINPLVLEVHGTEELVGVIKHELCHYHLHIEGRGYRHRDADFRDLLKYTGSPRFCRPLTEGNKRVHSMHVYECVSCKTLYNRRRRMNVRKYRCGKCAGQIVAIQPLK comes from the coding sequence ATGACAGATGAAGGATTGCAGGCTCTAATCGAGAATGTCTCCTTAAATGCATTTGGAAAGCCATTCATCCATATTGCTAGGTTTAATAAAAGGTTGAGGACAACAGGCGGTCGCTATATGCTGTCCGACCACTCAATCCAAATTAATCCGTTGGTTTTGGAAGTGCATGGAACTGAAGAGCTGGTTGGGGTAATCAAACATGAACTTTGTCACTATCACCTTCATATAGAAGGAAGAGGTTATCGTCATCGCGATGCTGATTTCAGGGATTTGTTAAAGTACACTGGTTCCCCGAGGTTTTGTCGACCCCTTACTGAAGGAAACAAGAGGGTGCATTCGATGCATGTATATGAGTGCGTATCATGCAAGACGTTATATAATCGGAGAAGAAGAATGAACGTTAGAAAATATAGATGCGGGAAATGTGCGGGACAAATTGTAGCAATACAACCTTTGAAATGA